Proteins encoded by one window of Lathyrus oleraceus cultivar Zhongwan6 chromosome 1, CAAS_Psat_ZW6_1.0, whole genome shotgun sequence:
- the LOC127126827 gene encoding probable membrane-associated kinase regulator 6, which yields MEATHPLSIESFSYSWLLNFKPSLDQSLEKTSSFRICIDASDELGSSFIEMDPRMPSSRRFFITSQDFKFDFPISQQSSLNTLVHADQLFSNGYLTPLSDDSSNSNSNLTSSISYVPKKVVPIENSRSPSLKRCRTLSRRMFQKYLNFLKPFCRKLRGQKPGSSKHENSVNRIQSVKNYRGNFCESSPRISVACSTDYSRMSCDSDSSIYEAVLHCKRSIERMS from the exons ATGGAAGCAACTCATCCTCTTTCAATTGAAAGTTTTTCATATAGTTGGTTATTGAACTTCAAACCATCATTAGATCAAAGCCTTGAAAAAACTTCTTCCTTTAGAATTTGTATTGATGCTTCTGATGAGTTAGGTTCTTCTTTCATTGAAATGGATCCAAGAATGCCATCTTCCAGAAGATTCTTTATAACCTCACAAGATTTCAAATTTGACTTTCCAATTTCACAACAATCTTCTCTCAATACTCTTGTTCATGCTGATCAACTCTTTTCCAATGGTTACTTAACTCCACTTTCTGATGATTcatcaaattcaaattcaaacttAACTTCTTCCATATCATATGTACCCAAAAAAGTGGTTCCAATAGAAAATTCAAGAAGCCCTTCATTGAAAAGGTGTAGAACACTATCAAGGAGAATGTTTCAAAAGTACTTGAATTTTTTGAAACCTTTCTGTAGAAAATTAAGGGGTCAAAAACCAGGATCGTCAAAGCATGAAAATAGTGTTAACAGAATTCAATCAGTGAAGAATTATAGAGGAAATTTCTGTGAATCATCTCCAAGAATTAGTGTTGCTTGTTCCACAGACTATTCGCGCATGTCATGTGATTCTGATAGTTCAATCTATGAAGCTGTTCTTCATTGCAAAAGATCTATTG AAAGAATGAGTTAA